The following are from one region of the Mesorhizobium sp. B2-8-5 genome:
- a CDS encoding alpha/beta fold hydrolase yields the protein MTTVTVGQVVGEVTGEGAAVVMIHGLGGTSNMFQPQMGALSGYRVVRLDLPGSGRSPRPIEPLTIEGMSEAVIRAMAGMGVTSAHFVGHSMGTIVCQQIAATQPSLVASLALFGALAEPAEATRQGLANRARLARSGGIADIADQIVANAISAHTRETSPAAAAFVRESITRQDPESYARTCEALAKATAVDARRISAPTLLVTGDADTVNPPGVAQALADKIKGAVFSSLDRCGHWATVESPRESSSKLADFLRRVDR from the coding sequence ATGACGACCGTGACTGTCGGCCAGGTCGTCGGGGAAGTTACAGGCGAAGGCGCGGCCGTGGTGATGATCCACGGCCTCGGCGGCACCTCGAACATGTTCCAGCCGCAGATGGGGGCGCTGTCGGGCTACCGCGTCGTCCGGCTCGACCTGCCGGGGTCGGGCCGTTCGCCGCGGCCGATCGAGCCGCTCACCATCGAAGGGATGAGCGAAGCCGTGATCCGCGCCATGGCCGGCATGGGCGTAACGTCGGCGCATTTCGTCGGCCATTCGATGGGCACCATCGTGTGCCAGCAGATCGCGGCGACACAGCCCTCCTTGGTAGCTTCGCTCGCGCTGTTCGGCGCTTTGGCCGAACCTGCGGAAGCGACCCGGCAAGGCTTGGCCAACCGAGCCCGTCTGGCACGCTCCGGCGGCATCGCCGACATCGCCGATCAGATCGTCGCCAACGCGATCTCGGCGCACACCAGGGAGACATCGCCCGCGGCAGCGGCCTTCGTGCGGGAATCGATCACCCGCCAGGACCCCGAATCCTATGCCCGCACCTGCGAGGCCCTGGCCAAGGCGACAGCTGTCGATGCGCGCCGGATTTCGGCGCCGACCCTGCTCGTCACCGGCGATGCCGACACGGTCAATCCGCCAGGCGTCGCCCAGGCGCTTGCCGACAAGATCAAGGGAGCCGTATTCTCGTCGCTCGATCGGTGCGGACACTGGGCCACTGTGGAAAGTCCGCGCGAGAGCAGCTCGAAGCTCGCCGATTTTTTGAGACGGGTTGATAGGTGA
- a CDS encoding metal-dependent hydrolase family protein, with protein sequence MADENWAGNGSGSTLFTNVRVLDASGEYPYTGEVLVQGNRIKQITKGSSRFGSSASSSYNGGAPGGVTVIDGMGATLMPGMIDAHLHLSWNNAPGIDPIQMMEIEEHMLVTMEMAKLVLDAGFTAGRGAAAAKPRLDVVAKKFINQGRFPGPRYLAAGPEITTVGGLGDSAPSHIPHEGLNLGIVVSGPEEIRRTVRQLIKYGVDSIKLNLSGESITGMGAEETPMSEEEVAMAASEARCRNKVLSAHARSSGSVKQCVRHGIQNIYHASFADEEALDMLEAVKDKHFVAPGIAWLINTARYAEQWGIKPGSPLSLEYERELEMCVDTMKKMHRRGIRVCIGGDYGFAWTPQGTNAKDIQTFVEMLGFSPMEAIQAGTKYGGQIMGMGDELGLIKEGYLADILLIDGDPISDVRILQDKNRILAIMKDGKFHKAPRMNEQRRRLTA encoded by the coding sequence ATGGCAGACGAAAACTGGGCCGGAAACGGGTCGGGAAGCACGCTCTTCACCAATGTGCGCGTGCTCGACGCATCAGGTGAATATCCCTACACCGGCGAGGTGCTGGTGCAGGGCAACCGCATCAAGCAGATCACCAAGGGCTCGTCCCGCTTCGGCTCCTCCGCGTCGTCTTCCTACAATGGCGGCGCGCCAGGGGGCGTCACCGTGATCGACGGCATGGGCGCGACGCTGATGCCCGGCATGATCGACGCGCATCTGCATCTGTCCTGGAACAACGCGCCCGGCATCGATCCCATCCAGATGATGGAGATCGAGGAGCACATGCTGGTCACCATGGAGATGGCCAAGCTGGTGCTCGATGCCGGCTTCACCGCCGGCCGGGGCGCGGCCGCCGCCAAGCCGCGGCTCGACGTCGTCGCCAAGAAGTTCATCAACCAGGGCCGGTTTCCCGGACCGCGTTACCTCGCGGCGGGACCGGAGATCACAACGGTCGGCGGCCTCGGCGATTCCGCGCCCTCGCATATTCCGCATGAGGGCCTCAATCTCGGCATCGTCGTCTCCGGTCCGGAGGAAATCCGCCGCACGGTGCGCCAGCTGATCAAATACGGCGTCGATTCGATCAAGCTCAACCTATCCGGCGAGAGCATCACCGGCATGGGCGCCGAGGAGACGCCGATGTCGGAAGAGGAGGTCGCCATGGCCGCCTCCGAGGCGCGTTGCCGCAACAAGGTCCTGTCGGCGCACGCACGCTCTTCCGGCTCGGTCAAGCAGTGCGTGCGCCACGGCATCCAGAACATCTACCACGCCTCCTTCGCCGACGAGGAAGCGCTCGACATGCTCGAGGCGGTCAAGGACAAGCATTTCGTGGCGCCGGGCATCGCATGGCTGATCAACACCGCGCGGTACGCCGAGCAATGGGGCATCAAGCCCGGCTCGCCGCTGTCGCTCGAATATGAGCGAGAGCTTGAAATGTGCGTCGACACGATGAAGAAGATGCACCGGCGCGGCATTCGCGTCTGCATCGGCGGCGACTACGGCTTTGCCTGGACGCCGCAAGGTACCAACGCTAAGGACATCCAGACCTTCGTCGAGATGCTCGGCTTCTCGCCGATGGAGGCGATCCAGGCCGGCACCAAATATGGCGGCCAGATCATGGGCATGGGCGACGAGCTCGGCCTGATCAAGGAAGGCTACCTCGCCGATATCCTGTTGATCGACGGCGACCCGATTTCGGACGTGCGCATCCTGCAGGACAAGAACCGCATCCTCGCCATCATGAAAGACGGTAAGTTCCACAAGGCGCCGCGCATGAACGAGCAGCGCCGGCGGCTGACCGCATGA
- a CDS encoding branched-chain amino acid ABC transporter permease, translating to MSILDQPSSSQLSGGGMTRRQAWGLVGLLAAAIVAWLVFAVWPAWLNAILISKKAFVSAILNGLTLAGLYFLVASGFTLIFGLMRNINLAHGSLYLLGAYIGYEVTSRTGYWLLGVAAGFAVLAIIGVVMQVFVFRRLEGDDLRQTLVTIGISIVAADLMLAVWAGGTYQIATPEWLDGALTLPVVTAVRSSGASVFLTYPLYRVVVLAAAIVIGVGLWLMLNRTRVGMMIRAGVDDRAMLSASGVNVHAVFAIVFAVGAGLAGFAGVVGGSALSVAPGEDVRYLLASLVVVIVGGMGSITGAAIGALLIGLAEQIGLVYFPTYGVVLTFVIMVVTLAVRPQGIMGKAR from the coding sequence ATGAGCATACTCGACCAGCCATCGTCGTCGCAGCTGTCGGGCGGCGGCATGACACGCCGCCAGGCCTGGGGCCTGGTCGGCCTGCTGGCCGCGGCGATCGTCGCCTGGCTGGTCTTCGCCGTCTGGCCCGCCTGGCTGAACGCGATCCTGATCTCCAAGAAGGCCTTCGTCAGCGCCATCCTCAACGGCCTGACGCTCGCCGGCCTCTATTTCCTGGTCGCCAGCGGGTTCACCCTGATCTTCGGCCTGATGCGCAACATCAACCTGGCGCACGGCTCGCTTTACCTGCTCGGCGCCTATATCGGCTACGAGGTCACCAGCCGCACCGGCTACTGGCTGCTCGGCGTCGCCGCCGGCTTTGCCGTGCTGGCCATCATCGGCGTCGTCATGCAGGTTTTCGTCTTCCGCCGCCTGGAGGGCGACGACCTCCGACAGACCCTGGTCACCATCGGCATCTCGATCGTCGCCGCCGACCTGATGCTGGCGGTGTGGGCCGGCGGGACGTACCAGATCGCCACGCCGGAATGGCTCGACGGCGCCTTGACCTTGCCCGTCGTCACCGCGGTGCGCTCGAGCGGCGCTTCGGTTTTCCTGACCTATCCGCTCTACCGCGTGGTCGTGCTGGCGGCGGCGATCGTCATCGGAGTCGGGCTCTGGCTGATGCTCAACAGGACCCGCGTCGGCATGATGATCCGCGCCGGCGTCGACGACCGCGCCATGCTGTCGGCCTCGGGCGTCAACGTGCATGCGGTGTTCGCCATCGTCTTCGCGGTCGGCGCCGGACTTGCCGGTTTCGCGGGCGTCGTCGGCGGATCGGCGCTCTCGGTCGCACCCGGCGAGGACGTGCGCTATTTGCTTGCCTCGCTGGTCGTGGTGATCGTCGGCGGCATGGGCTCCATCACCGGCGCGGCGATCGGAGCGCTGCTCATCGGGCTGGCCGAGCAGATCGGCCTGGTCTATTTCCCGACCTATGGCGTGGTGCTCACCTTCGTCATCATGGTGGTGACGCTTGCGGTGCGGCCGCAAGGCATCATGGGGAAGGCGAGATGA
- a CDS encoding branched-chain amino acid ABC transporter permease: MSLTTVADGAVPQQNWLDKIGAGHVILAVALVLYPLVASDFFLTQIAGYSMIFGVLALSLMLLAGYGGMLSLAQITVAGIAAYAVAILGSNNSNVLGFGWPWWTVVPFAVAAAAVSSALIGWISVRTEGIYTLMITLAIATATFYFAQQNYAIFNGHSGYAGIHAPVFWGIDWRNPKPFYYLCLGLAALSYAAVLYGSRSTFGMTLQAIRDNPRRMRALGYHVTAHKVFAWFLAGILAGLAGVLLVWFNGRVSPGTIGVDVAIDILIIAVIGGLRHPIGPFVGAIVVILMQTFAIDIVGAERFNTLIGLVLLAIVFVSPDGILGLWGRIKPHLAQGSLRAGP; the protein is encoded by the coding sequence ATGAGCCTGACCACGGTCGCCGACGGCGCGGTGCCGCAACAGAACTGGCTGGACAAGATCGGCGCGGGTCACGTCATCCTTGCCGTCGCGCTCGTTCTCTATCCGCTGGTGGCATCGGATTTCTTCCTGACGCAGATCGCCGGCTACTCGATGATCTTCGGCGTGCTGGCGCTGTCGCTGATGCTGCTGGCCGGCTATGGCGGAATGCTCAGCCTGGCGCAGATCACGGTCGCCGGGATTGCCGCCTACGCCGTCGCCATCCTCGGCAGCAACAATTCCAACGTGCTGGGCTTCGGCTGGCCCTGGTGGACCGTCGTCCCCTTCGCGGTTGCCGCGGCGGCGGTGTCGTCGGCGCTGATCGGCTGGATCTCGGTGCGCACGGAAGGCATCTACACGCTCATGATCACGCTGGCGATCGCGACAGCGACCTTCTACTTCGCCCAGCAGAACTACGCGATCTTCAACGGCCATTCCGGCTACGCCGGCATTCACGCGCCGGTGTTCTGGGGCATCGACTGGCGGAACCCGAAACCCTTCTATTACCTCTGCCTCGGCCTTGCGGCGCTGTCCTACGCGGCGGTGCTCTACGGCTCCCGCTCCACCTTCGGCATGACCTTGCAGGCGATCCGCGACAATCCGCGAAGGATGCGAGCGCTGGGCTATCATGTCACCGCGCACAAGGTCTTCGCCTGGTTCCTGGCAGGCATCCTCGCCGGGCTGGCGGGCGTGCTTCTGGTGTGGTTCAACGGGCGCGTCTCGCCCGGCACTATCGGTGTCGACGTGGCGATCGACATCCTGATCATCGCCGTCATCGGCGGCCTGCGCCACCCGATCGGGCCGTTCGTCGGCGCGATCGTCGTCATACTGATGCAGACCTTCGCCATCGACATCGTCGGTGCCGAGCGTTTCAACACGCTGATCGGCCTGGTGCTCCTGGCGATCGTCTTCGTCTCGCCGGATGGAATTCTTGGGTTGTGGGGGAGGATCAAGCCACATCTTGCCCAGGGATCCTTGCGCGCCGGCCCCTAG
- a CDS encoding ABC transporter substrate-binding protein: protein MHRRTLLALALFTGLTAPSMALAADDTIKIGLLATFEGPFTVLGEDGERGAMTAVAETNGTVAGKKIEIVKGSSDASPDSAVRAARKLVEQDGVKVLVGPLSGDEGLAVKDYAKTKPDVTFINGTSAAQDTTLRNPAENFFRFSTDGAQWMAGLGTYAFNDKGYKKVATVAEDYSFPYTQVFGFMAEFCKAGGHVPSKSWVPIGNKDFSSVIAAIPEDVDAIYVALGGADAVNFLTQYQQAGGSAPLIGGSITVDQTVLTSKGKLKDVLKGTPSAGPTADTNDAPAWKTFVDAYEKQPGAFPSPSLFAHGYYVNMKATLLALDQVGGDVSDGGKKLREALSKLSFDTPTGKVSLDKNRNAVADIFLTEVTEGSDGTLLNKLVKVVPQVNQTLGIPEDEFMKLGAVNRDNPSCP from the coding sequence ATGCACAGACGTACACTGCTGGCCCTGGCGCTGTTCACCGGGCTGACCGCGCCTTCGATGGCGCTCGCCGCCGACGACACGATCAAGATCGGCCTGCTCGCCACTTTCGAGGGGCCGTTCACGGTGCTCGGCGAGGACGGCGAACGCGGCGCCATGACGGCGGTCGCCGAGACCAACGGCACCGTCGCCGGCAAGAAGATCGAGATCGTCAAGGGCTCGTCCGACGCCTCGCCCGACAGCGCCGTGCGCGCCGCGCGCAAGCTTGTCGAGCAGGACGGCGTGAAGGTGCTGGTCGGCCCGCTTTCGGGCGATGAAGGCCTCGCCGTCAAGGACTATGCCAAGACCAAGCCGGACGTGACGTTCATCAACGGCACCTCGGCAGCGCAGGACACGACGCTGCGCAATCCGGCCGAGAACTTCTTCCGCTTTTCCACCGACGGGGCGCAGTGGATGGCCGGCCTCGGCACCTATGCCTTCAACGACAAGGGCTACAAGAAGGTCGCCACCGTCGCCGAGGATTACTCCTTCCCCTACACGCAGGTGTTCGGCTTCATGGCCGAGTTCTGCAAGGCCGGCGGGCACGTGCCGTCGAAATCCTGGGTGCCGATCGGCAACAAGGACTTCTCCTCCGTCATCGCGGCGATCCCCGAGGATGTCGATGCCATCTATGTGGCGCTCGGCGGCGCCGACGCCGTCAACTTCCTGACCCAATACCAGCAGGCCGGGGGCTCGGCTCCGCTCATCGGCGGCTCGATCACCGTCGACCAGACCGTGCTGACTTCGAAAGGCAAGCTGAAGGATGTGCTGAAAGGCACGCCGTCTGCCGGACCGACCGCCGACACCAATGACGCGCCGGCCTGGAAGACGTTTGTCGACGCCTACGAGAAGCAGCCGGGAGCCTTCCCCTCGCCGTCGCTCTTCGCCCATGGCTACTATGTGAACATGAAGGCGACGCTGCTGGCGCTCGACCAGGTTGGCGGCGACGTCTCCGACGGCGGCAAGAAGTTGCGCGAGGCCTTGTCGAAGCTTTCCTTCGACACGCCGACCGGCAAAGTGTCGCTCGACAAGAACCGCAACGCGGTCGCCGACATCTTCCTGACCGAGGTTACCGAAGGCTCGGACGGCACTCTTCTCAACAAGCTGGTCAAGGTCGTGCCGCAGGTCAACCAGACGCTGGGCATCCCCGAGGACGAGTTCATGAAGCTCGGGGCGGTCAACCGCGACAATCCGAGCTGCCCGTAA
- a CDS encoding ABC transporter ATP-binding protein has protein sequence MTENLAANRLQSTSAYALELDGVARHFGALVALSGIDMRIAAGERRAVLGSNGAGKTTLFNAVTGDFLPTAGRIRFFGEDITDLPPHERIRRGLRRTYQISQLFKGLSVLDSIFLACRGVSRQRFSLLRPTAADVNMVQARSILEAVHLEAHRDALVATLSHGQQRQLEIALALAGAPRFILFDEPAAGLSPTERRDLVAILNALPKHIGFIIIEHDLDVALRVADYVSMMHNGHLFKEGTPQEIEADPEVQQIYLGGKHG, from the coding sequence GTGACCGAAAACCTGGCCGCGAACCGTCTGCAGAGCACCAGTGCCTACGCGCTGGAGCTCGATGGCGTGGCGCGGCATTTCGGAGCGCTGGTGGCGCTCTCGGGCATCGATATGAGGATCGCGGCCGGCGAGCGGCGCGCGGTCCTCGGCTCCAACGGCGCCGGCAAGACCACCCTGTTCAACGCCGTGACCGGCGACTTCCTGCCGACTGCCGGACGCATCCGCTTCTTCGGCGAGGACATCACCGACCTGCCGCCGCACGAGCGTATCCGCCGCGGCCTGCGCCGCACCTATCAGATCTCGCAGCTGTTCAAGGGGCTGTCGGTCCTCGATTCCATCTTTCTCGCCTGCCGAGGCGTCTCGCGCCAGCGGTTTTCGCTGCTGAGGCCCACCGCCGCCGACGTCAACATGGTGCAGGCGCGATCGATCCTCGAGGCGGTTCATCTCGAAGCCCATCGCGACGCACTGGTGGCGACGCTGAGCCACGGTCAGCAACGCCAATTGGAAATCGCGCTGGCGCTCGCCGGCGCGCCGCGCTTCATCCTGTTCGACGAACCGGCGGCGGGTCTTTCGCCGACCGAGCGGCGCGACCTCGTCGCCATCCTCAACGCGCTGCCGAAGCATATCGGTTTCATCATCATCGAGCATGATCTCGACGTCGCCCTGCGCGTGGCGGACTACGTGTCGATGATGCACAATGGGCACCTGTTCAAGGAAGGCACGCCGCAGGAAATCGAGGCCGATCCGGAGGTCCAACAGATCTATCTCGGAGGCAAGCATGGCTGA
- a CDS encoding ABC transporter permease codes for MAERPAGKSPRAVLKIEDLQVFYGESHALQGISLTLESGVLSVVGRNGMGKSTLCNTIVGLKRARSGSIRFDGRETTALEPHEIHRLGVGYVPQGRRVWPSLTVDEHLRLAGGNRRDASWTVERVYQTFPRLAERRHNGGSQLSGGEQQMLAISRALLSDPKLLVMDEPTEGLAPIIVDQVEKMLVGLAAEGEMAVLVIEQNIGVATAVSSQVAIMVNGRINRLMDAAALAVDRDLQQRLLGVGRHAEEAPVTPTEAAQAKEQLAAVYRVDRASAGSLEPAGGDGVYRPVTQLPNRWNVPVTELRQAAVDKTAPQDDPRKVFAIPFAERIGKTVLVVGTFDTKGKELRFVADRLKSLGLPVRTVDLSTSGKPSSADVPAMQVAGMHPRGSSAVFTDDRGGSVGAMAEAFARWIEREPRIGGVISAGGSGGTTLATSGMRVLPVGIPKLMVSTVAAGDVAKYVGGADIMMFHSVADVQGLNSITEQVLSNAAHAMAGMVAQLPNAEAWDARRKLARPALGITMFGVTTPAVQAVTKRLEADYDCLVFHATGIGGRAMENLADSRLLSAFLDLTTTEVADMIVGGVFPATEDRFGAAIRTRLPYVGSAGALDMVNFGPRETVPEKFRGRKFVIHNPNVTLMRTTRDENRAFGEWIGGRLNAMDGPVRFLLPEGGVSLLDAPGQPFHDPEADNALFEAIEKTVRRTPQRHVERVRANINDMPFVDAVISAFHAIGPKLQRRA; via the coding sequence ATGGCTGAACGCCCCGCCGGCAAAAGCCCCAGGGCGGTGCTGAAGATAGAAGACCTGCAGGTCTTCTACGGCGAGAGCCATGCCTTGCAGGGGATTTCGCTGACGCTGGAGAGCGGCGTGCTTTCCGTGGTCGGCCGCAACGGCATGGGCAAGTCGACGCTGTGCAATACCATCGTCGGACTGAAGCGCGCGCGCTCCGGCTCGATCCGCTTCGACGGCCGCGAGACCACCGCGCTCGAACCGCACGAGATCCACCGCCTCGGCGTCGGCTATGTGCCGCAGGGGCGGCGCGTCTGGCCAAGCCTGACGGTCGACGAGCATCTGCGCCTTGCCGGCGGCAATCGGCGTGACGCGAGTTGGACGGTCGAGCGTGTCTACCAGACCTTTCCGCGCCTGGCGGAGCGCCGGCACAATGGCGGATCGCAGCTGTCGGGGGGCGAGCAGCAGATGCTCGCCATCTCGCGCGCGCTCCTCAGCGACCCGAAGCTTCTGGTGATGGATGAGCCGACCGAGGGGCTGGCGCCGATCATCGTCGACCAGGTCGAAAAGATGCTGGTCGGCCTTGCCGCCGAAGGCGAGATGGCGGTGCTCGTGATCGAGCAGAACATCGGCGTCGCCACCGCTGTCTCCAGCCAGGTCGCGATCATGGTCAATGGCCGGATCAACCGGCTGATGGACGCGGCCGCGCTCGCCGTCGACCGCGACCTGCAGCAGCGGCTGCTCGGCGTCGGACGCCACGCCGAGGAAGCGCCTGTCACGCCGACGGAAGCGGCACAGGCAAAGGAGCAACTGGCGGCCGTCTATCGCGTCGACCGCGCGTCCGCCGGATCGCTCGAGCCGGCGGGGGGCGACGGCGTCTATCGGCCCGTCACCCAATTGCCCAACCGCTGGAACGTGCCGGTCACCGAACTGAGGCAGGCGGCCGTCGACAAGACGGCGCCCCAGGACGACCCGAGGAAGGTCTTCGCCATCCCCTTTGCCGAGCGCATCGGCAAAACCGTGCTGGTCGTTGGCACGTTCGACACCAAGGGCAAGGAACTGCGCTTCGTCGCCGACCGGCTGAAGTCGCTCGGACTGCCTGTGCGCACCGTCGACCTGTCGACGTCGGGAAAGCCGTCGAGCGCGGACGTGCCCGCCATGCAGGTGGCCGGCATGCACCCGCGCGGATCCTCGGCCGTCTTCACCGACGATCGCGGCGGCTCGGTCGGCGCCATGGCGGAGGCTTTCGCGCGCTGGATCGAGCGGGAACCGCGCATCGGCGGCGTCATCTCGGCGGGCGGCTCCGGCGGCACGACGCTGGCGACGTCCGGCATGCGGGTTCTGCCTGTCGGCATTCCCAAGCTGATGGTCTCGACGGTGGCGGCAGGCGATGTCGCCAAATATGTCGGCGGCGCCGACATCATGATGTTCCATTCGGTCGCCGATGTTCAGGGGCTGAACTCGATCACCGAGCAGGTGCTGTCCAACGCCGCCCACGCCATGGCCGGCATGGTCGCGCAACTGCCCAATGCCGAGGCGTGGGACGCCAGGCGCAAGCTGGCGCGCCCTGCCCTCGGCATCACCATGTTCGGTGTCACCACGCCGGCGGTGCAGGCGGTGACGAAACGGCTCGAAGCCGACTATGACTGCCTCGTCTTCCACGCCACCGGCATCGGCGGGCGCGCCATGGAGAATCTCGCCGACTCCCGGCTGCTGTCGGCCTTCCTCGATCTCACCACGACCGAAGTGGCCGACATGATCGTCGGCGGCGTCTTCCCGGCGACCGAGGATCGTTTCGGAGCGGCGATCCGCACAAGGCTGCCCTATGTCGGCTCGGCCGGCGCGCTCGACATGGTCAATTTCGGGCCGCGCGAGACCGTGCCGGAAAAGTTCCGCGGCCGCAAATTCGTCATTCACAATCCAAATGTCACGCTGATGCGCACAACCCGCGACGAGAACCGGGCCTTCGGCGAATGGATCGGCGGGCGGCTCAATGCCATGGACGGACCGGTGCGCTTCCTGCTGCCCGAGGGCGGCGTGTCGCTGCTCGATGCGCCTGGCCAGCCCTTTCACGATCCGGAAGCCGACAACGCTCTGTTCGAAGCGATCGAAAAGACCGTTCGCCGGACGCCCCAGCGCCATGTCGAGCGGGTGCGCGCCAACATCAACGACATGCCCTTTGTCGATGCGGTGATCAGCGCTTTCCACGCGATCGGCCCAAAACTGCAGAGGCGGGCATGA
- a CDS encoding flotillin family protein produces the protein MDAQSFGAFLLWLIVAAVVVVIAVYILRWLYRRSTKETAFVRTGFLGEKVVVNGGAFVIPVLHEITPVNMGVLRIEVRREDALALITRNRMRVDLIAEFFVRVGASREFVAAAAQTLGRRTLQPESLRELLEGKFAGAMRTVAAQMTLEEMHELRGDYADKVRALASDSLTANGLELESVAIVDLDQTSLEYFDPSNAFDAEGLTQLTESIETRRRMRNEIEQRTLVDIRNQNLDTQRKVLEIERDTEYARLEQEREVEIRRAAQRSELARERAVRDQEAEQAQLSAREAVEKSRLAQERSITEERIRSEEDTQRREIARRRALDEAEMKMRELTEREQIALGLALEKARIEREGAQSGLEIERKKALEIAELERQIALAEKALEVTRAEAEKRRAEIVENQATETARIEQERAVDEVRIARERHLEALQIAKRQAFEEAEISAGEEVERARITTERGIEEARLIKERDLRQLSVDRDQKIEIAEIQKAIDIAKKTQERSSAIAASEAVRAKAIQAEEQALTAREREIAERRKLTDLIAAQREAEREALRVTAAADAEMKAAKSLAEAQKIAAVAAAEAEKIHALAAAQRYEVDATGHRQINEAENLLSSEARAGRLRGKLLDHMEGIIRESVKPMEKIDGIKILHVDGINSGSGGNRNVTDEVIDSALRYRVQAPMIDNLMKEIGIEGGSLGRMTDVLRDAKDISNLARDKKGKGKAAKDDDDDRDH, from the coding sequence ATGGACGCGCAGAGCTTTGGCGCTTTCCTGTTGTGGCTGATCGTTGCCGCGGTCGTCGTGGTGATCGCCGTCTACATCTTGCGATGGCTCTATCGCCGCTCGACCAAGGAAACGGCGTTCGTGCGCACCGGCTTCCTGGGCGAGAAGGTGGTGGTCAATGGCGGCGCCTTCGTCATTCCGGTGCTGCACGAGATCACCCCGGTCAACATGGGGGTGCTGCGCATCGAGGTTCGCCGCGAGGACGCGCTGGCGCTGATCACCAGGAACCGCATGCGCGTCGACCTCATCGCAGAGTTCTTCGTCCGCGTCGGCGCGAGCCGCGAATTTGTTGCCGCGGCCGCGCAGACGCTCGGCCGCCGCACGCTGCAGCCCGAGAGCCTGCGCGAACTGCTGGAGGGCAAGTTCGCCGGCGCCATGCGCACCGTCGCCGCGCAGATGACGCTGGAAGAGATGCATGAGCTGCGCGGCGACTACGCCGACAAGGTCCGCGCGCTTGCTTCGGATTCGCTGACCGCCAACGGGCTGGAACTGGAAAGCGTCGCCATCGTCGACCTCGACCAGACCAGCCTCGAATATTTCGATCCGTCCAACGCCTTCGATGCCGAAGGCCTGACGCAGCTGACGGAGTCCATCGAGACCAGGCGCCGCATGCGCAACGAGATCGAGCAGCGCACTTTGGTCGACATCCGCAACCAGAACCTCGACACCCAGCGCAAGGTGCTGGAGATCGAGCGCGACACCGAATATGCGCGCCTTGAACAGGAGCGCGAAGTCGAGATCCGCCGCGCGGCGCAGCGCTCCGAGCTCGCCAGGGAACGCGCCGTACGCGACCAGGAAGCCGAACAGGCGCAACTTTCCGCGCGCGAGGCGGTGGAGAAATCGCGTCTTGCCCAGGAGCGCAGCATCACCGAGGAACGCATCCGTAGCGAGGAAGACACGCAGCGCCGCGAGATCGCGCGCCGCCGCGCGCTCGACGAGGCCGAGATGAAGATGCGCGAATTGACCGAGCGCGAGCAGATCGCTCTCGGACTTGCGCTGGAGAAGGCGCGCATCGAGCGCGAAGGCGCGCAGAGCGGGCTCGAGATCGAACGCAAGAAGGCGCTCGAAATAGCCGAGCTCGAACGCCAGATCGCGCTAGCGGAAAAGGCGCTCGAAGTAACCAGGGCGGAGGCGGAGAAGCGCCGCGCCGAGATCGTCGAGAACCAGGCAACCGAGACCGCGCGGATCGAGCAGGAACGTGCCGTCGACGAGGTGCGGATCGCCAGGGAACGCCATCTCGAAGCCTTGCAGATCGCCAAGCGCCAGGCCTTCGAGGAAGCCGAGATCTCGGCTGGAGAAGAGGTCGAGCGAGCCCGCATCACCACCGAGCGCGGCATCGAGGAGGCGCGTCTCATCAAGGAGCGCGATCTTCGTCAGCTCAGCGTCGACCGCGACCAGAAGATCGAGATCGCTGAGATCCAGAAGGCTATCGACATCGCCAAGAAGACGCAGGAACGCTCCTCGGCGATCGCCGCGTCGGAAGCCGTTCGCGCCAAAGCCATCCAGGCCGAGGAACAAGCCCTGACCGCCCGCGAGCGCGAGATCGCCGAGCGCCGCAAGCTGACCGACCTGATCGCCGCCCAACGCGAGGCGGAGCGCGAGGCCCTTCGCGTGACGGCCGCCGCCGACGCCGAGATGAAGGCCGCAAAGAGCCTGGCGGAGGCACAGAAGATCGCGGCCGTCGCCGCCGCGGAAGCGGAAAAGATCCACGCCCTTGCCGCCGCCCAGCGCTACGAGGTCGACGCGACCGGCCATCGGCAGATCAACGAAGCGGAGAACCTTCTCTCCAGCGAGGCGCGCGCCGGGCGCCTGCGCGGCAAATTGCTGGATCACATGGAAGGCATCATCCGCGAGAGCGTCAAGCCGATGGAGAAGATCGACGGCATCAAGATCCTGCATGTCGACGGTATCAACAGCGGATCTGGCGGCAACCGCAACGTCACCGACGAGGTGATCGATTCGGCGCTGCGCTACCGGGTGCAGGCGCCGATGATCGACAATCTGATGAAGGAGATCGGCATCGAGGGCGGCTCGCTCGGACGGATGACCGACGTGCTGCGCGATGCCAAGGACATTTCGAACCTCGCCCGCGATAAGAAGGGCAAGGGCAAGGCCGCCAAGGACGATGATGACGACCGCGACCATTGA